The Acidobacteriota bacterium genome has a segment encoding these proteins:
- a CDS encoding FkbM family methyltransferase, protein MDRRSFVAGLVAGASGVAIGGAGAWPRPTPPPAPPPPAPKSPGRLSFSQQGEDIVLFHLLRDLMKIDRPTYVDIGAADPIQSNNTYMLHWSSGGHGVLVEPNPMYQERLHMHRPHDVIVNVGIGVTDATEADYYVIRGQPALNTFSADQVKMLRGKANEDVVERVIKMPLISVNHLIEKYLGQAPDLVSIDIEGMDLAVLRTLNFKKYRPASIIAETIRMGTAKEDSSIAKFLAAKGYEVRGGSLYNTIFADPARYA, encoded by the coding sequence ATGGATCGTCGAAGTTTTGTGGCTGGACTGGTTGCCGGCGCGTCAGGTGTGGCTATCGGCGGCGCCGGCGCCTGGCCTCGCCCCACGCCGCCGCCTGCACCGCCACCGCCCGCTCCCAAGTCGCCGGGCCGCCTGTCGTTTTCCCAGCAGGGCGAGGACATCGTGCTGTTCCATCTGCTGCGCGATTTGATGAAGATCGATCGGCCGACCTACGTCGACATCGGGGCGGCCGATCCGATCCAGTCCAACAACACGTACATGCTGCACTGGTCGTCGGGTGGTCACGGTGTGCTGGTCGAGCCCAATCCGATGTACCAAGAGCGCCTGCACATGCATCGGCCGCACGACGTCATTGTCAACGTCGGGATCGGCGTGACGGATGCGACCGAGGCGGATTACTACGTCATCCGCGGCCAACCCGCGCTCAACACGTTTTCGGCGGATCAGGTGAAGATGCTGCGAGGCAAGGCCAACGAGGATGTGGTCGAGCGCGTCATCAAGATGCCACTGATTTCGGTGAACCACCTGATTGAGAAGTATCTCGGCCAGGCGCCCGACCTGGTGTCGATTGACATCGAGGGAATGGACCTGGCCGTTCTCCGCACGCTCAACTTCAAGAAGTACCGGCCAGCCTCGATCATTGCGGAGACCATCCGCATGGGCACGGCGAAGGAGGACAGCTCGATCGCGAAATTTCTGGCTGCCAAAGGCTACGAGGTCCGCGGGGGGTCTCTCTATAACACCATCTTCGCCGACCCGGCCCGCTATGCCTGA
- a CDS encoding acylase: protein MKKLALILALVGASFASQAAPDQAVASWEQQARNVTIIRDNWGIPHVYGKTDADAVFGVVYAQAEDDFNRVETNYLNSMGRLAEAEGESRVYSDLRMKLFIDPEDMKAQYQKAPAWLKALMNAYADGLNYYLRTHPTVKPRVIKRFEPWMALTFSEGSIGGDIEQINLTQLEAFYGQKQQPPSNPSAFAPPALRPNASAEDPRGDTPRPDWVEPTGSNGVAIAPSNTTAHHALLLINPHTSFFFRAEAQMVSDEGLNAYGALTWGQFFIYQGFNQRAGWMHTSSGVDNIDEYLESVVKKGDGFYYRYGTEERPVKASTITVPYKTSTGMADRVFTVYRTHHGPIVREANGKWVSVRLMEEPLKALTQSFSRTKATTYKAFRDTMELHTNSSNNTIYADADGRIAYFHANFIPKRDTRFDWTKPVDGSDPATEWNGMYSIDETPGLLNPANGWLYNCNNWPWSAAGPNSPKRTDYPSYVDRGAEESPRGVHALRVLDKKTDFTLDSLIAAAFDSYLPAFQDQIPALVKAWDLSPAADPLKQKLSDQIAVLRAWDLGWSATSVATSLAVFWGEDIGRRVGQDARKAGVSVDNYVASRAKPDQLLQSLSAASDRLVRDFGSWKTPWGDINRFQRLTGDIVQPFNDARPSIPVGFTSARWGSLASFGARTYTGTRKMYGTSGNSFVAVVEFGDRVTAKAVTAGGQSGDPSSPHFNDQAARYSTGDMREVYFYRPQLEGHIERQYRPGQ from the coding sequence ATGAAGAAACTCGCACTCATACTCGCGCTGGTCGGCGCCTCGTTCGCCTCGCAGGCAGCTCCCGATCAGGCAGTCGCCTCCTGGGAACAACAGGCCCGGAATGTCACGATCATCAGAGACAACTGGGGCATTCCGCACGTCTACGGAAAGACTGACGCCGATGCCGTGTTCGGCGTGGTGTACGCCCAGGCCGAGGACGACTTCAACCGGGTGGAGACCAACTACCTCAACTCCATGGGGCGCCTGGCGGAAGCCGAGGGGGAGTCCCGGGTGTACAGCGACCTCCGCATGAAGCTCTTCATCGACCCGGAAGACATGAAGGCGCAGTACCAGAAGGCGCCGGCGTGGTTGAAGGCCCTGATGAACGCGTACGCCGACGGCTTGAACTACTACCTTCGCACGCACCCGACGGTGAAGCCCCGAGTGATTAAGCGATTCGAGCCCTGGATGGCACTCACCTTCAGCGAGGGCAGCATCGGGGGAGATATTGAGCAGATCAACCTGACTCAACTCGAGGCGTTTTACGGTCAGAAGCAACAGCCGCCTTCGAACCCATCGGCTTTCGCGCCGCCGGCGCTCCGGCCAAACGCGTCAGCCGAGGATCCGCGGGGGGACACGCCCCGGCCCGACTGGGTTGAGCCCACCGGATCCAACGGCGTCGCCATCGCCCCGTCGAACACCACGGCACACCACGCCCTTCTGCTGATCAATCCCCATACCTCCTTCTTCTTCAGAGCCGAGGCGCAAATGGTCAGCGACGAGGGCCTGAATGCTTATGGTGCCCTGACGTGGGGCCAGTTCTTCATCTACCAGGGGTTCAACCAGCGCGCGGGATGGATGCACACGTCGAGCGGCGTGGACAACATCGACGAGTACCTGGAATCGGTCGTGAAGAAAGGCGACGGCTTTTACTACCGGTACGGCACCGAAGAACGTCCGGTGAAGGCGAGCACGATCACGGTGCCCTACAAGACAAGCACGGGGATGGCCGACAGAGTATTCACGGTCTACCGTACTCATCACGGACCCATCGTCCGCGAGGCCAACGGCAAGTGGGTGAGCGTCAGACTGATGGAGGAGCCGCTCAAGGCGCTGACGCAGTCGTTCTCCCGGACCAAGGCGACCACCTACAAGGCGTTCCGCGACACGATGGAGTTGCACACCAACTCGTCGAACAACACGATCTATGCCGACGCGGACGGCCGTATCGCGTACTTCCACGCCAACTTCATTCCGAAGCGCGACACCAGATTCGACTGGACCAAACCGGTGGACGGCAGCGATCCGGCGACGGAATGGAACGGGATGTATTCCATCGACGAGACCCCCGGCTTGCTGAATCCAGCGAATGGATGGCTCTATAACTGCAACAACTGGCCGTGGTCGGCGGCCGGCCCCAACAGCCCGAAGAGGACGGACTACCCGTCCTATGTGGATCGCGGCGCTGAGGAGAGCCCGAGGGGCGTGCACGCCCTGCGCGTGCTCGACAAGAAGACAGACTTCACGCTGGACTCTCTGATTGCGGCGGCGTTCGACAGCTACCTTCCGGCGTTCCAGGATCAGATACCGGCCCTGGTCAAGGCGTGGGATTTGAGCCCGGCCGCCGATCCGCTCAAGCAGAAACTGTCGGATCAGATTGCCGTCCTTCGGGCCTGGGACCTCGGGTGGTCGGCGACGTCGGTCGCCACGTCCCTCGCCGTGTTCTGGGGAGAGGATATCGGGCGGCGCGTGGGGCAGGATGCCAGGAAGGCGGGAGTCTCCGTCGACAATTACGTCGCGAGCCGGGCCAAGCCGGATCAGTTGCTTCAATCGCTCTCGGCTGCTTCGGACAGACTTGTGAGAGATTTCGGAAGCTGGAAGACGCCGTGGGGTGACATCAATCGGTTCCAGCGGCTCACCGGGGACATTGTCCAGCCGTTCAACGACGCGAGGCCGAGCATCCCGGTTGGCTTTACGTCGGCCCGGTGGGGGTCGCTGGCGTCATTCGGCGCGCGCACGTACACGGGGACCAGAAAGATGTACGGGACGAGCGGGAACAGCTTCGTCGCCGTCGTCGAGTTTGGCGACCGCGTCACAGCCAAGGCCGTCACCGCCGGCGGACAGAGTGGCGACCCGTCGTCTCCCCACTTCAACGATCAGGCCGCACGATACAGCACGGGCGATATGAGAGAGGTGTACTTCTACCGCCCGCAACTGGAGGGCCACATCGAGCGGCAATACCGCCCCGGGCAGTAG
- a CDS encoding PilZ domain-containing protein: METVRDPRFPLAVPMVYRHAYQLEWHEGTTVNVSGTGALFLGPQGLWEGAPVELRLTLRGAAPGVAPDNFRCTGRITRIAPGTAEPIGAMMAAQFEDFRFEHCLVAD; encoded by the coding sequence GTGGAAACCGTCCGAGATCCCCGATTTCCTCTTGCGGTTCCCATGGTGTACCGCCATGCGTACCAACTGGAGTGGCATGAGGGAACCACGGTCAATGTCAGCGGCACTGGCGCGTTGTTCCTGGGCCCACAGGGTCTGTGGGAGGGCGCGCCGGTCGAGCTGCGGCTCACGCTGCGCGGAGCCGCGCCTGGCGTGGCTCCAGACAATTTCCGCTGCACGGGCCGAATTACGCGAATCGCGCCCGGGACTGCCGAGCCGATCGGCGCGATGATGGCGGCGCAGTTCGAGGACTTCCGCTTCGAGCATTGTCTCGTCGCCGACTAG
- a CDS encoding response regulator transcription factor: MPISLVLADSHPIVIEGLRQLFLREDHFAVLAACADGEQALAAVETHHPDVLVMDLQLPRRDGVAVLREIARAHPATRVVLLTAVMDEDQLLEAVRLGVSGIILKEMPTHLLVKCIQKVHAGGQWLELNAVFRALDRAIKREEGTREITAALTPRELEVVRLVVKGAKNKEIAETLFISDGTIKIHLHNVYEKLGVKGRVELILFAQKRGLV; encoded by the coding sequence ATGCCGATCAGCCTCGTCCTGGCCGACAGCCACCCTATCGTCATCGAGGGACTCCGGCAGCTGTTCCTCCGGGAGGACCACTTCGCCGTGCTCGCCGCGTGCGCTGACGGCGAACAGGCGCTCGCGGCCGTCGAGACGCATCACCCCGACGTCCTCGTGATGGACCTCCAGTTGCCCCGAAGAGACGGAGTGGCAGTCCTCCGCGAGATCGCCCGCGCACATCCGGCGACGCGCGTCGTCCTGCTGACGGCCGTAATGGATGAGGATCAACTGCTCGAGGCCGTGCGGCTCGGCGTCAGCGGCATCATCCTGAAGGAGATGCCGACGCACCTGCTCGTCAAGTGCATCCAGAAAGTCCACGCGGGAGGGCAATGGCTCGAGTTGAACGCCGTGTTCCGCGCCCTGGACCGAGCGATCAAGCGCGAGGAAGGCACCCGCGAGATAACGGCCGCACTCACCCCGCGCGAACTCGAGGTCGTGCGCCTCGTGGTGAAGGGGGCGAAGAACAAGGAAATTGCCGAGACGCTGTTCATCTCTGACGGCACGATCAAGATCCACCTGCACAACGTCTATGAGAAGCTCGGCGTCAAAGGCCGCGTCGAGCTGATCCTGTTCGCGCAGAAGCGGGGCCTCGTGTGA